CGATATTAAATTCTTTTAAGATAGCTAAATCTAAATCGCGGGTCTCTAATTCAATACTATACTTAGTATCATTATTATTATAAACACCTGCAAGCTCAATTTGACTTTTCTTATCTAACAAAAAATTCAAATGATCTAAATATACTTTATTATTGTAAAACCTTAATCTACTTACCAAATTATCAATTGCTATGCCATTTAACTCAGCATCAAGCAAAGAGAAATCTAAATTAATATCTATATCATCAATTGGCCCTTTAGCTGTTAAATCAAAAGCACTTCTTCCCGAAACATTTATATTGTCCTGATATAAGTATTTCAAATTACTAAGTTCTAACTGTGTAGAACGGAATCTAGCATAAATATCACCTGTATTATTTTCTAATATTCTATAATAAGCATCTAACTTAAAAGCACTATCATCTAAATAAAACTCTATTTCATTAGCACTAAAAGTATTCTTGCTAGATTGATAAATTATCTCTCCGTTAATTTTTTCAAAAGAAAATCCCTTAACTAAGCCATTTAGATCTACAGGAAGGTTTTCCAGGTGATTGTTATAATGTTCGTCATTTCCAGATAATGCAAATCGAATATCCTTTAAATCTATACTCAGGTCATAATTCTCTACTTCAAGACCAGTTCCCTTTATCCACAATCTAGGATAAATATATCCTTCCATACTATCGAGTCCTATATCAGTAAGTTCTGAAGTGAACTTATTAATTAAATCTATTGCTGACATTTCAATTTGACTGCTTTCTACATAAATATTCCAATCGTCATTATTCAAAAATACAACTGTTTTCAAACTATCTAGTTCAAAATCCTTTAATTCTATATCTTGCCACTTAAATTTATCAGCATTTATAGCAGTATCTAGCTGTATCTGCATTTGTTTATTATTATCAGCCTTAAACAAAAGATTCATATTTGGCAAAGTACTTGTTATTCTTTCATTGGAAAAGTTAAATTCCCCTTCTTCTATTGCTATATCAAAAGGTATAAAGCTATATATTTCTGACATGAAGCCTGCTGGATTAAAATCTTCTAAGCCATTAATACCATTTTCACCAAGATCAACTCCATGAATACTATCATTAGTAACTTGAATATTCAACTGGGGTTTACTAAGATGAACTTGTTGAATTATATTAGGTGAAATGCCTGAACCAGCAAATATGTTAAAGACATCATAATATATTTCAAACTCTGGAATAAAAAGTGAAAATTGATCATCTTCTGACCTTATTTCTACTTCCTCTAGTCTAAGAAGATTAATAGGCCAAATATTTGCCTCTTCAACATCTATCTCTACTTGATAATTTTTTTCTAAATATGCTATTAATTCATCCCCAATTCCTGTCACTAAGGAAGCACTCCTATATAAAAAGGAAAAGCTTATTATTGCGAACATTATTAAAGCAATAAAGAAAAGACTCTTGTATTTCATATGAGAACCTCCAAATATCTATTACCATTTCCAATGATATTATATTTCTTAATTTAATTCAAGCTTTAAATAATGTATTTAATGGAAATACCCTGATAGAATTTCCTATCAGGGTACATTAATATAACGAATAATGCTTATTACAGCCTATTTTACAACACCACTCGCCTTTATCACTATTATCATTGCTCTCCGTCATCACTACTTATTTCATTATTTTCTTCATGGTGTTCAAATTCAACTGCCTCTATATTAATATCCATTATCAAACTACCTTCTAAAACATAATCAGTAGAGACAACTTTTCTTATATCACTGCTGTCTTTTGATAAAGCTTCTATATCTTCTGAAATATTATTACTGTCATCTTCTGCATATATATAGTCCTCATCTTGCTTGTCTATCTCCAGTTCCTCTTCATCTTGAATATTCTCCTGATTTTCATCCTCTTCTAATTCCTCTGTTTCCTCTGTTGGGTAATTATAAACTGGCATTGAATACCCTGGATAAAGCTTTAAAATCAAATCATTATTTTTTGGTCTTTCTAAAAAATCCTCAATAATAGAATCAAGATCTTTATATCCTTCTATTATAGCCCTATTAGTCTCATCTTGCCCTGCTATTTGATCTGGAATCATTTGATATGATTCGCCAGTCAAACCACCATCTATAAGCAGTGTGGCTATACCTGTATTAACATCGTCTGGCAATTCAATAGATACCATTTTGCTAAAAGGCTCAGAACGATATGGAAGAAGAGTCAACTCTATATCTACTGTGTCGCCAGGATTTATAATCTCATTTAAAACCTTTGCTTCCTGTATCAAAGCAACCCTATCTTCATTCTCAATCTCTATATCTAATTGAATATCTATAAAATTAACTTCTTGAAATGGATTACTAGTAATTATATTTATAATTCTATAAACCTCATATAATGCCACAGCAGCAATATCATGTCTACTATAAAAGACATTGCTTCTTTCTATTCCAAAATCAGGTAATCCTTTGGCTGTAATTTTATAATTAACATTAGCAGTTCCCCTACCTATTCTATCTAAGGTAGAATCAATTGTCTGCAAAGAGATATTTGTAATTAAAGATGTTAGCAAGTCTTCATCCCTAACCAATTGAACATTTACAGTATTTTCTATTTTTCTTTCCTCATCACTTACACTAACTCTTAAAGGAATTATTCTTGGAAAATTGTCCAATCTACCAGCCACTCCGGCACCTCTATCAACATCGACGATTCCAATTATGTCATTGCTTGCGGCTCCTAATTTAAAAGGAGTTTGAATACTAGGGATAATTGTATTAATATATGCTCTACTTAAAATATATTCAACATCACCTTTATTTAAAAAAGAATGTCCAAAAGCTAAAATATGATTATCTTCATCTAGATATGTTAGTGTCCCAATAGAAGCTACATTTACATCTCCTCTAGCAAGCTGAACTGCTACAGCACTGCCAGGTTCTAATGGAAGTGTTTCCGTATTATGCCTGGATACTCCACC
The Halanaerobiaceae bacterium ANBcell28 genome window above contains:
- a CDS encoding SpoIVB peptidase S55 domain-containing protein; translated protein: MKKLSFIFALIFLIIPIMTVEATEIMTLDEIEPGMKGVARTVFHAYEVEEFPLTIIDIVSQTGNSSDLILFKAEGKKIDDVGGIASGMSGSPVYIDGKLIGAIAYGWSLSDHRFAMIKPIEEMLKLLENPKQEAIENQLLDQLRTPIYLSGFTGRSLDRLKKEFEGLGFEVLQSGGVSRHNTETLPLEPGSAVAVQLARGDVNVASIGTLTYLDEDNHILAFGHSFLNKGDVEYILSRAYINTIIPSIQTPFKLGAASNDIIGIVDVDRGAGVAGRLDNFPRIIPLRVSVSDEERKIENTVNVQLVRDEDLLTSLITNISLQTIDSTLDRIGRGTANVNYKITAKGLPDFGIERSNVFYSRHDIAAVALYEVYRIINIITSNPFQEVNFIDIQLDIEIENEDRVALIQEAKVLNEIINPGDTVDIELTLLPYRSEPFSKMVSIELPDDVNTGIATLLIDGGLTGESYQMIPDQIAGQDETNRAIIEGYKDLDSIIEDFLERPKNNDLILKLYPGYSMPVYNYPTEETEELEEDENQENIQDEEELEIDKQDEDYIYAEDDSNNISEDIEALSKDSSDIRKVVSTDYVLEGSLIMDINIEAVEFEHHEENNEISSDDGEQ